Proteins found in one Plectropomus leopardus isolate mb chromosome 9, YSFRI_Pleo_2.0, whole genome shotgun sequence genomic segment:
- the si:ch211-203d1.3 gene encoding protein phosphatase Slingshot homolog 3, whose amino-acid sequence MALLTVQRLPSISTAPDESLQRRGRLQKRESFALVKGAVLLLEEGERVGVDVENSTAPTSPVKEGSKAQDMRHRHLHAMVEQLRPEDTIKLAVQLESGSLVRIRYLIVVSTLSSKEESILLGMDFPSSDSDHCTIGLVLPVWSDTQVYLDGDGGFSVTTAEETRIFKPISMQTMWSVLQVLHGCCERAVKAALIPGNGLEWAQHYQQHTESDRLCLNEWEAMHDLESVRRDSNGQSTSERMSNEALIKEHLRDIMRTEDLDHLTSKMVHSALKTRIGFDMRPYKEYIDNEILVTMAQMDKPSKIFDYLYLGSEWNAANFEELQKNNVGYILNVTREIDNFFPESLTYMNIRVYDVEATDLLSHWTDTFNFINTARKSGQAVLVHCKMGISRSASTVIAYAMKQQRWSLDVALTYVRDCRAIVKPNEGFMKQLQTYNGILNASQQRHSALWRRKSRDQRQKSIRKEEEGKEESPKDEEEEDEEDYELGDEDDAESLDEKDSGSSDERDEPEGNAEVFEEPAPPSETKEGPGQTGPDSTGPVITVSEPEKVIPSVNRSGRMNLFSLMQSISDEDKSCEKLIGSPRRMRSQGRRSLTHQKACVDVSPEPRSQPDASQSKP is encoded by the exons ATGGCTCTACTGACCGTGCAAAGACTCCCCTCCATCTCCACCGCTCCA GATGAAAGCCTCCAAAGAAGAGGGAGACTTCAGAAAAG GGAGAGCTTTGCCCTCGTGAAGGGCGCTGTCCTCCTGCTGGAAGAGGGCGAGAGGGTGGGCGTTGATGTAGAGAATTCTACCGCTCCAACTTCTCCTGTGAAGGAAGGAAGTAAAGCGCAAGACATGCGACACAGACACCTTCACGCCATGGTTGAACAGCTCCGACCAGAAGATACCATCAAGCTG GCAGTGCAGTTAGAGTCCGGCAGCTTGGTCAGAATCAGGTATCTGATCGTTGTCTCCACCCTCAGCAGCAAAGAAGAAAGCATCCTGCTTGGCATGGATTTCCCCAGCTCGGACAG CGATCACTGCACCATTGGCCTGGTTCTGCCTGTATGGAGCGACACACAGGTGTACCTGGACGGAGACGG TGGTTTTAGCGTGACGACAGCTGAAGAGACCAGAATTTTTAAGCCTATTTCCATGCAGACCATGTG GTCAGTGCTGCAGGTGTTGCATGGCTGCTGTGAACGGGCGGTCAAGGCAGCGTTGATCCCAGGCAATGGCCTGGAGTGGGCTCAGCACTACCAGCAGCACACCGAGTCAGACCGCCTCTGCCTCAACGAATGGGAGGCCATGCACGACCTGGAGTCGGTCCGCAGGGACAGCAATGGACAAAG CACATCAGAACGAATGTCCAATGAGGCGCTGATCAAAGAGCACCTGAGAGACATCATGAGGACTGAAGACCTGGACCACCTCACGTCTAAAATG GTGCACTCTGCCCTGAAGACCAGAATAGGCTTCGACATGAGACCCTATAAGGAATACATTGACAATGAGATCCTGGTCACCATGGCTCAGATGGACAAACCCTCCAAAATATTTGACTATCTGTACCTG GGCTCTGAGTGGAACGCAGCTAACTTTGAggagctgcagaaaaacaa tgtgggCTACATTCTGAATGTGACGCGGGAGATCGACAACTTTTTCCCAGAGTCCTTAACTTATATGAACATCAGAGTGTACGATGTGGAAGCCACCGACCTGCTCTCTCACTGGACCGACACATTTAACTTCATCAACACTGCGAG GAAGAGCGGACAAGCCGTGTTGGTGCACTGTAAGATGGGTATTTCTCGCTCTGCGTCCACAGTGATCGCCTACGCCATGAAGCAGCAGCGCTGGTCTCTGGATGTGGCGTTGACCTACGTTAGGGATTGCCGGGCCATAGTCAAGCCCAATGAAGGCTTCATGAAGCAGCTGCAGACCTACAACGGCATCCTCAACGCGAG CCAGCAGCGTCACAGCGCACTCTGGAGGCGAAAGTCAAGAGACCAAAGACAAAAGTCAATACgcaaggaggaggaagggaaggAAGAAAGCCCAAAAGAcgaggaagaagaagatgaggaggatTATGAGCTGGGTGATGAGGATGATGCAGAGAGTCTAGATGAAAAAGATTCAGGTAGCTCAGATGAAAGAGATGAGCCAGAGGGAAACGCAGAG GTGTTTGAAGAGCCCGCCCCCCCGTCTGAGACCAAGGAGGGGCCCGGGCAGACAGGGCCAGACAGCACTGGTCCTGTTATCACAGTCAGTGAACCAGAAAAG GTCATTCCGAGCGTTAATCGCAGCGGCAGGATGAACCTCTTCTCCCTCATGCAGTCCATTAGTGATGAGGATAAAAGTTGTGAAAAG CTAATTGGGAGTCCGAGGCGGATGCGTAGCCAAGGGCGACGGAGTCTTACTCACCAGAAAGCATGTGTGGATGTTTCACCTGAGCCACGGAGTCAGCCGGACGCCAGCCAAAGCAAACCCTAA
- the grhpra gene encoding glyoxylate reductase/hydroxypyruvate reductase encodes MQTAGKLMKVFVTRRIPQEGMKILSAAGVCEVSLWDSDEPVQRTDLLKGVQGAHGLLCMLSDKIDAEVLDAAGPNLKVISTLSVGFDHLAIDEIKKRGIRVGYTPDVLTDATAELTVALLLATARRLPEGVEEVKNGGWSSWKPLWLCGYGLSGSTVGVIGLGRIGMAIARRLMPFGVKRLLYSGRTAKASAAEVNGEFVPLDTLVSESDFIVVSCSLTPETQGLCNKAFFSKMKNTAVFVNTSRGAVVNQEDLYEALSSGQIAAAGLDVTTPEPLPTNHPLLTLKNCVVLPHIGSATYSTRGIMGALSAQNLLGGLQGTDMPSELIL; translated from the exons ATGCAGACAGCTGGTAAACTCATGAAGGTGTTCGTGACGAGGCGCATCCCGCAGGAGGGGATGAAGATCCTGTCCGCGGCTGGAGT CTGTGAGGTGTCTCTGTGGGACTCAGATGAACCTGTGCAGAGGACAGACCTTCTCAAAGGTGTGCAGGGGGCCCATGGTCTCCTGTGCATGCTGTCAGACAAGATCGATGCTGAGGTTCTGGATGCTGCAG GGCCAAACTTGAAAGTAATCAGCACCTTGTCAGTTGGATTTGACCACTTGGCTattgatgaaattaaaaaacg CGGTATACGTGTTGGATACACTCCAGATGTCCTGACAGACGCCACAGCAGAGCTGACCGTCGCTCTGCTGCTGGCCACAGCTCGCAGGTTACCAGAGGGAGTGGAGGAGGTCAAAAA CGGAGGCTGGAGCTCGTGGAAGCCTCTCTGGCTGTGTGGTTATGGTCTCTCTGGCAGCACAGTCGGAGTCATTGGACTGGGACGAATCG ggATGGCCATTGCTCGGAGACTCATGCCCTTCGGAGTCAAGAGGCTGCTGTACTCTGGGAGAACAGCCAAGGCCAGCGCTGCTGAGGTGAATGGAGAGTTTG TTCCCCTGGACACACTTGTGTCTGAGAGCGACTTCATAGTTGTTTCCTGCTCTCTGACTCCTGAAACCCAGGGTCTGTGTAACAAGGCCTTCTTCAGCAAGATGAAAAACACAGCGGTCTTCGTCAACACAAGCAG GGGAGCTGTGGTGAACCAGGAGGATCTGTACGAGGCTTTGAGCAGTGGACAGATAGCTGCAGCCGGACTTGATGTCACAACACCTGAGCCACTCCCTACAAACCACCCTCTTCTGACACTTAAAAACTGTG TGGTGTTGCCACACATTGGCAGTGCCACCTATTCCACAAGAGGCATCATGGGAGCTTTGTCGGCTCAAAACCTGCTGGGAGGTTTACAGGGCACAGACATGCCCAGTGAACTCATCCTCTAA
- the mrpl18 gene encoding 39S ribosomal protein L18, mitochondrial, with protein sequence MALGEISRSVRLLLAQMQRCRPAVATNQTARCLSQTAAQPEPSADQNEAVNPTFVNRNPRNLEQLALAVKERGWKTSWPPREFYHRLEFTRSQGHVLARVYSRSSSVPVITCSTKEWGIKRELASTTCVAACQAIGEVLAERCKRAGITRMVYKEIPWTFRSDSVQSFRKALKEGGVTLTEPRRKYIDT encoded by the exons ATGGCTTTGGGAGAAATTAGCCGCAGTGTTCGTCTTTTGTTGGCTCAGATGCAGCGGTGTCGTCCCGCCGTGGCCACAAACCAGACAG CTCGGTGTCTGAGTCAAACAGCCGCTCAGCCGGAGCCCAGCGCGGACCAAAACGAGGCCGTGAACCCGACCTTTGTGAACAGAAACCCGCGGAACCTGGAGCAGCTGGCCCTGGCTGTGAAGGAGCGGGGCTGGAAGACCTCCTGGCCTCCCCGGGAGTTTTACCACAG GTTGGAGTTTACTCGCTCTCAGGGCCATGTGTTAGCACGTGTGTACTCCAGGAGCTCTTCTGTCCCTGTGATCACCTGTTCAACCAAAGAGTGGGGGATTAAGAGGGAGCTGGCCTCCACAACCTGCGTGGCAGCGTGTCAGGCTATCGGCGAGGTGCTGGCAGAGCGATGCAAGCGAGCTGGGATCACCAGGATGGTGTACAAGGAGATTCCCTGGACGTTCCGCTCTGACTCT GTTCAGTCGTTCAGGAAAGCACTGAAAGAGGGAGGAGTCACGCTCACTGAACCCAGAAGGAAATACATCGATACCTGA
- the LOC121948407 gene encoding zinc finger and BTB domain-containing protein 5-like has translation MDFPGHFQHIFKQLNQQRLHAQLCDCVVVVGGQSFQAHRSILAACSSHFRALLSSGDSKDEVGGGGDINRGGGPSVMELDPEVVTPEAFSTLLDMIYTSTLSPGASNVMDVLLAASHLHLNTVVKACKLHLSKKNFPASPPKGWRSVQQQQPSLQVERSGLLQQVTSVMEDEEDVGVEVSQSAGVEDKGVRSDEQSAAPFLRHKRKSNEDGLSDRKRSCRLPEGKYKECSPTVTRSTISTEEGGEDLLSPDCLRTTDGLWETRGKEEDMEEKYEASEEIQLPSQSDSSTGGVAAWERGGETDGDTVVKVKVGEEGEEEEPKMAMIEVKKENLTSCSPDFPNNPTLSPPQDCTDDLDVHLNEEKMTTVCPTESDVSSLQSQLCKDLHTDAQREAGDLGEESVDGEGLESLSELAFSCFLNPSSESVMGALEEDDSLASLTAAATAAAAASDAPAELCQNSGEASSAQDSSLVFPVTPVPLQQLLPTQSAAFSDTLILQPTQNSITGFLSGIRPGLGLDSSLMQPSRVGKSSGATTFRRIAPKVPPGSEADGSSSALAGDAAERPSLTRASEDVLSKCKKAAAEDHVLLVEGEKKYACKICCKTFMNLTDCKKHIRVHTGEKPYPCPKCGKRFSQSSHLYKHSKNTCLNWKDDQSFPDSLL, from the coding sequence ATGGACTTCCCAGGTCATTTCCAGCATATTTTCAAGCAGCTCAACCAGCAGCGCCTCCATGCTcagctgtgtgactgtgtggtGGTGGTTGGAGGCCAGAGCTTCCAGGCTCACCGCTCCATCCTAGCAGCATGCAGCTCCCATTTCAGGGCTCTTCTCAGCTCCGGAGACAGCAAGGATGAggttggaggaggaggtgacaTAAACAGGGGTGGGGGCCCAAGTGTGATGGAGCTGGATCCAGAAGTGGTGACCCCAGAGGCTTTCTCCACCTTGCTAGACATGATTTACACCTCCACACTTTCTCCAGGGGCCTCCAATGTGATGGATGTGCTGCTGGCGGCATCGCACCTGCACCTCAACACTGTGGTGAAGGCGTGCAAGCTCCACCTGTCCAAGAAAAACTTTCCTGCCTCACCCCCGAAAGGTTGGAGGTCagtgcaacagcagcagccgTCGTTACAGGTGGAGCGGTCAGGCTTGCTCCAACAGGTCACTTCTGTgatggaggatgaggaggacgTAGGAGTGGAGGTTAGTCAGTCTGCTGGGGTTGAAGACAAGGGGGTGAGGAGTGATGAGCAGAGTGCTGCACCATTCTTGAGGCACAAGAGGAAGTCCAACGAGGATGGGCTCAGCGACAGAAAGAGGTCCTGCAGGCTGCCTGAGGGAAAATATAAAGAGTGCTCGCCGACTGTAACCAGGAGCACCATCAGCACAGAGGAGGGTGGAGAGGACCTGCTCTCCCCGGACTGCCTGAGGACAACAGATGGACTCTGGGAAACCAGAGGCAAGGAGGAGGATATGGAGGAAAAATATGAAGCGTCAGAGGAGATCCAGCTTCCGAGCCAATCGGACAGCAGCACAGGAGGCGTAGCTGCCTGGGAGAGAGGCGGAGAAACTGATGGAGACACTGTGGTCAAAGTGAAGgtgggagaggaaggagaggaagaggaaccGAAGATGGCGATGATTGAggtgaaaaaggaaaatttgaCCTCATGCTCCCCAGACTTCCCAAATAATCCTACTCTATCTCCACCACAAGACTGCACAGATGACTTGGATGTGCATCTAAATGAGGAGAAAATGACCACGGTGTGCCCCACAGAGAGTGACGTTAGCTCTCTACAGTCTCAGCTGTGCAAAGATCTTCACACTGATGCACAGAGGGAGGCTGGAGATTTGGGTGAGGAGTCAGTAGATGGCGAAGGCCTAGAAAGCCTGTCAGAACTCGCCTTTTCCTGCTTCCTCAATCCCAGTAGTGAGAGTGTGATGGGAGCGCTGGAAGAGGACGACAGTCTAGCCAgcctcactgctgctgctacagctgctgctgctgccagtgaCGCTCCTGCTGAGCTGTGTCAAAACTCAGGAGAAGCCTCTTCTGCTCAGGACTCCTCGCTTGTTTTTCCAGTAACGCCTGTCCCCTTGCAGCAGCTTCTCCCAACTCAGAGCGCTGCTTTCAGTGACACGCTCATCCTCCAGCCCACCCAGAACTCCATAACAGGTTTCCTGAGCGGCATCAGACCAGGCCTCGGTTTGGACAGCTCGCTCATGCAACCCTCCAGGGTTGGGAAAAGCTCCGGTGCAACTACTTTCCGTCGCATCGCCCCCAAAGTGCCACCTGGATCAGAAGCAGATGGGTCCTCTTCTGCATTGGCGGGGGACGCTGCTGAGCGGCCATCTCTTACCAGAGCTTCAGAGGACGTTCTGTCCAAGTGCAAGAAAGCAGCCGCCGAAGACCACGTGCTGTTGGTGGAAGGGGAGAAGAAATACGCCTGCAAAATCTGCTGTAAGACCTTCATGAACTTGACTGACTGTAAGAAGCATATCCGCGTCCACACGGGAGAAAAGCCCTATCCCTGTCCAAAGTGTGGCAAACGATTCAGCCAGTCGTCCCATCTGTATAAACACTCCAAAAACACCTGCCTGAACTGGAAAGATGATCAGTCTTTCCCAGATTCTCTGCTGTGA